The DNA region atacttttttcccctcagatgTTATCTGAAGCTTTATTTAAAGCTCCTTAGTTTGGGGATTTAGGATACCAGGATGCCAGGGCAAGGGACAGTGGTTTTAAATTGCCAGAGGGGAGGGATAGATggaatattgggaaggaatccttcctggtgaggggctgggatggaattcccagagaagctggaatccctggaagtgtccaaggccagtttgaacagggcttggagcagcctgggatagtggaaggtgtggaatgagatgagctttaagctcccttcccacacaaaccattctggggtAATTGGAGAGATGCCACATACTGAAATTCCTGGTCTCCAGAAGGCTGAGTCCCTGTtgctgtttttaatgaaaaagtgaaaagtgTTCTGCAGGGAAGTGcccagaaatgtttctgttggACACCAAGGTTCCAGTGCCATCCTTTGTGTTTGCTCTGCAGATCCGAAACGAGCTGGAGAAACACATGAACTGCAACTTGAAGGAATTCAAGGAATTTATAGACAATGAAATGCTGCTGATCCTGGGTCAGATGGACAAACCATCCCTGATTTTTGATCATTTGTACCTGGTGAGTGGCAgaagctccaggagagctctgctgtgctgtgtccaaTCCTTTGCCACTAGATGGTACTCCAGGCAAAACCAGGCTCTGCCTCTGGAACAAAGACTTCCCAGGGATGAACACTTTGTGCCCATTGggtctttttgttgttgttctggaTAGAGTCAGAGGAATTGCTCGTGTTTCAGGGCAAAATCTGCTTCTTAACAGTTTAAAGCTTTCTCTTGTGAAGGTCTGGGGAGAATCCAAGGTGTGAGTACCCCCAGAGATTTAGGATTTGCCTCACTTCTCATGTGTGGCATGTCTGGGATCACAGGTGCATTCACTTTGTTCTCCTGAATTATTTCTCCCTGTGTTTAAAACTGCAGAGTGGCCAGGGGCAGTGATTTGGGATGAGCTCAGTCTCACCCTGGCCTAGAACTAACTGTGGGTGAGTTGTGCCCTGGTCCCTCCTTCAGCAGGTCCCTGCCTGCTCAGGACAGGACATCAATGCCCTATTCCTGTCTCAGAGGCTGTTCCCAGCATTCCTGTCAGCTCAGGAggatggctggggctgggggattGCAGAACCTGAGGGAaaggggctgttttggggcccCTTGGAAATGTGTGTTTGTGCCTGTTGCAGGGCTCCGAGTGGAACGCATCaaacctggaggagctgcagggctcgGGGTGAGTactgctcctcccagctccaAACCCTCCACTGTGTGCCTGCAATTCCCCCAGGACCCTGGAGAGGACATTTGCAGGCTCTAGAGATGATTTTACCCCTCAGCCATGGGGTCACTTcacaccagcagctctgtggagaaatCTCTCCAACCTCAGAGAGTGAAAATAACAAAAGTTGTCATTGGTGAGGTCCATCAGGACCTCCATCCCCCAGTGTTCCTGTGCCAGGTGTGAattcctgcaggctgcagagcagcaaaggtTGCAGCACTAAggaaaaaatctccatttcaatggagcagagctgcctgtggatGAGCAAACTCCTCCTCACCTACCTGgacaggcagctccaggtgtCTCTCCCATCCCCATGGTGCTGCTtggctcctttccctgccacaCTTCTTGGATCAGGGGGAATTCTGCCCGTAAATATTTGCTGCTCACTCAAGGCCTGCGCCAGCCTTGCTGTAAGGAACTGAAATTCTTCACAgtttcagcacagctgaaaatgtttcatttggaGTCCTTGGGAGCAGATGTCTGCACATCTTGGGACAAGGAATCAAGCAGGGTATTAATGATTATGTCTTGCATTGGGATATGCAGTGTCCAAAGGCAAAGCTGGACAAATTCTGAGACAAATATCCTGTGTCCTTGATTTTTCTCAGTGATAGGAGGTGATAAATCAATCTGGACATTCATTCTCGGGTACATTGTTATCCCTGCTGTGATATTTGGCAGGAATGAAGAGATAACATGTGACTCTCATGGTTTTGGTCagaaagaaggggaagggatgggattGCAGCTAAAacctgcagctggagatggtGATTCCTGGGCTGTGTTCCCAGATGATTCACTTCTTTCTgcatccccagagctctgtAGCACAGCAAGGAGTTCCTGGTTGGGGTACACAGACTCGGAGACAGTAAATgggataaaataaatttatccCTCCTGTACCCAGGGCGTTTGGACACTTGGGATGTGCTGGCAATGGGAGGTGGCAGAACAGCCCCTGTGTGTCCTGTGTACCAGGAGTTTAGGATTAGGGCTGTAGGCAAAACCTTACAGCTCGTGTTGGGTTGGATTGCATGGATTCACAGTGTCCCTCAGGGCCTGTTTGGTGACCATGGCAGCTCAGGGTGTCTCTCCTGGTCCCACAGCATTGACTACATCCTGAACGTCACCCGGGAGATCGACAACTTCTTCCCAGGCCTGTTCGCCTACCACAACATCCGCGTGTACGACGAGGAGTCCACGGACCTGCTGGCACACTGGAACGAGGCTTATCACTTCATCAACAAGGCCAAGTGAGTGCTGGGACACCTGGCCCTGGGGGAGGgcacatcccagctctctgtgtcTCATCCTGGGCCCTCACGAAGCCACAGGAACTGCAGGGCCTTGGCATCATCGTTCCGTGTTCCTGGAGCGCCCTCGTGCCCTGTCCCATCCTGGACTGGCATTAACCTGTTCTAGCCCAGCATTTTTGTCActactttgttttgctttcGAAAGGAAATGAGGATGTTTCCTCTTCTGGAGACgttctggagctgctccagctgtgtctgtgttgGACCTGCCCCAGCTGTCTCTGCAGACAGAGCCTGTCAAGCCCTGTTCAGCCTCTATGCTCAGCCTTTTCCCAGTGAGCCCAGTATCCAAACACTTGGATGGAGGCATGGTGGTCTCTGAAATGAATGAGGCTGCCCATCTCTTAACTCCCAGCTTTTCTGGAGAGGGATTCTTCTCCTGGCCCCCATCATCCCAAGCATTCTCCCCTCCAGAGCCGTGgtgcagggtgggcagagcaCTGTCCCTCCTCTGGTGAATCCATAACAAATCCATAACCAGTGACATGGGATTTATTCTCCtgtttgtcctgctgcaggaagaacCACTCCAAGTGCCTGGTGCACTGCAAGATGGGCGTGAGCCGCTCTGCATCCACCGTCATCGCCTACGCCATGAAGGAGTTCGGCTGGTCCCTGGAGAAGGCCTACAACTACGTGAAGCAGAAGCGCAGCATCACGCGGCCCAACGCCGGCTTCATGCGGCAGCTGCTGGAGTACGAGGGCATTTTGGATGCCAGGTAAGGCTTGGGATgagtgggaaggaaaggagctggTTGTGGATAACAAAGGCTCTGTTGGTGTCATGCCCGCAGATGTGTGAGGGGTGTAGCCTGAAGGGTCCCTTCTCAAGGGGCCAATCATGCTTTTCTTAaaccttccctgtgccaggctccctGCGTGGAAATtagctgggagagctgctctggtgtAATTCAGGGAAGGTTTCTCCGTGCTTGGGAAGCACGTTTGGATTTCTCAGcagtcagtgctgctcagcacagcattGTTCTTGTTTTATGAGGCAGAACTGAGCTCAGGCCATTCTGGAGGCAAAGTGTTCATGGTTCTGTGCCAAGCCCAGGGCTCTGTCACTGCAAGGGCTGTAGTATTTATCTTCTAAGGACAGAGGAGAGAATGCTGTCCCCTGgttcagcaggagctgtgccacgGGACGTGCAGaggggtcattttggggtgttgTGCTCTGGGTCCTGAGGAGTCTCCCAAAGTCTGATCCCACCACAGCTGCGCTCAGGGAACTGCTCTGGAATGGGcaggtggggggaaaaaatcccagtgttGAAGGTGGTTTGTGCAAGTGGGATCTCAGGTCTGGGCCCAGCCCCTGGGTTCTGGGCTGTGGAGATGGAAGGAagctcctggcactgggcacccTGCAGGGCAGTCACTCGTGTCCCTGTCCTCTCCCCAGCAAGCAGCGCCACAATAAACTGTggaagcagcaggcagagagcaaCCTGCCCCAGAACACCGACGGCACCACGGGCTCGGGAGACTTCTTACTGGAGAGCTTGGACATCGACCTGGAAAACCGCCTGGCTGACCTGGACATGCCTTCCCAGTCTGCCTACCTGGACAACCGGGCCGGCTCTGAGGGCTTCGGGTACTGCTTCCGCCGCCTCTCGGACACGCTGCTGGAGAACAAAATCCCCGGGGACAGGGAGGGCTTCTTCCacatggagcagctggagcgGGATGCCCTGGTGGGACAGCCTCCATCTGCACCTTCCcaggggaggctgctggagatggaaaaGGCCCCAGAGAGAGTGGAGccgctggcagagctgggcgGCTTCTGTGAGAAAGAGGCAAAGAAGAAACTGGACTTCAGCcccaggaagggaaggatggTCCTTGGGGAGCCAGGGGAGGACGGTGtcagggaggaaaatcccatGGAAAAGTGGAAGCGGCGTTTGTCCATGCACAAGGAGGAGAGCAGGCTTAATAGGGAGAACTTGaataacaacaacagcaaaaggaGTTGCCCAGAGGATTTTGAGGTGCGTATGGAGGTGAGATGGAGGTGTTTGGCATGGCTGACTCTGCTGCAAGTGAAACTGCTCTTCTCATCCTCATAGCCCAGTTTCATTTGACTTGGATAAAGCCTTTCATTCCATGATGAGCTTCTCCCCTTTCGAGGCGCTTCTCACCAGGGCTTTGCTTGCCCGAGCTGTGGATGTAGATGCCAGAGAGTGCCCAGTGAGTGCCCTGTAAagtgctgtgggcagctcaCTTGCATGACCCTCGCTTGGCACGGTAGGTATTCCTTGGAGACACTGTCTGCTGGGAAAGCACGTGGCTTTagttcctgctgcagggcctgaggTGGAAATGGGCTTTGTTCCAGATCTCTTTGGCTGTCCCACACCTagtgggctgtgctggtgtctgTTCCCTGCTTGTTGATCTGtccctgttttctctcctgcagcGTGATGCTGTGTTTGGGATCCTCAGCAAGGTGAAACCTTCCTACCAGTCCTGCACTGACTGCATGTACTCCTCAGCGGGACTGGCCCCCGAGCCCTTCGGGGAGCAGTGCGAGAGGCTCGGTGCCAGCACCGCACGGCGCAGCAGCACCATCTGCACCCAGCCCCCGCTGCTGTCCCACCTGCACTCCCACCTGATGGAGcacctgcccagcagggcaccCCCCGAGGAGCCAGGCAGGACTAAACATAAtgaggctctgctccctctggcaccaggagctggggctgtggacGTTGGCACGTGCAGGTCACTGGATCAGCACTGCGGCCttttggggagagggaaagatgCGCCAAAaactctgctgcccaggagaaaCTCCCACTGTGACAGGAGCCTCCTTCACGCAGAGGTGGTGAGGGAAGAGTCTCTGGCCAGAAAGGATCCCAGACCTGCCAAGGACCCGAAGTACCTGTTGTTCAGCAAAGACTTGGAAAAGCCGAGCGCCAACAGTTACTTGATGCAGCACCAGGAGTcgctgctccagctgcagaaagcGGGGTTGGTCAGGAAGCACACCAAAGAGCTGGAACGCCTCAAGAGCCTGCCCTCAGACCCCTCAGCGCTGCTCAGGGACAgtcccctgggcagggtggaCTCCAGCATCGTGGAGGAAAGCGAGGACTTGATggcccatcccagcctggtgccTCTCCTGACACCGGCCCCACTGGTGCCTGGAGACGCCGAGAACGACGTGGAGAAGCTGGGGGTGAAGCGTGTCCTGGAGGGGATCTCCCAGAAAACCTCCACGCCAGCCGGGTGCCGCCTGGAGCACACGAGCAGCTTCACCAAGGACTTCCTGAAGACCATCTGCTACACGCCCTCCTCCTCCCGCAGCTCCAACCTGACCCGCAGCTCCAGCAGCGACAGCATCCACAGCGTGCGGGGCAAGCCCGGCCTGGTGAAGCAGCGCACGCAGGAGATCGAGACCAGGCTGCGCCTGGCCGGCCTCACCGTGTCCTCACCCCTGAAAAGGTCCAATTCTCTCGCCAAGCTGGGATGTCTGAACCTGTCCTCCGAGGACTTGTCGAGTGACGTGGACGTGGCCACCATCACGGACTCCAAGGAGGCCGTGTCCAGCGAGTGCTCCATGCTCTGTGAGCCCCCGCCGAGGAGCGCGGACGGCACCTCCAAACCAGGGGTGAAGCCTCTGGCTGGGAACTTGAAGAACACGCTTTGGATGGGCAAAAGTTGATGCCTTGCtgggggggagggggctggattttgggggtttgcaGCATTTATTCATTACACCAGTGCTGTTTTATCATCTGACTTGCAGCAGCTCATCTGGTGCCACCTCCTCGTCCCCTCTTTGTGCTCcgagagaggaagaaagaaccACGATGGGTCACAATGAAGGGCACAAGGGAAATCAAATGTGTTGCATGGCTTAGAGGAGGACTTGGTGTGTGACTTGCCTGTTGTCCTGCAGGATACTCTTCCTAGTACTGTTTGCCAAGTGTAATTATGTGGATTTGTGTGTGGTTATGGATAGATATTTGTATCTCTATCTATAtctaaaatgctgaaatattctgtttcaaagactcaaaataattattcatgACTTTTTTTACAGAACAAACACAAGTCTCTGTTTAAACAGGGCACTTGTGGAAAATCCTTAAAATGGTGACACGCACACTACCTCTGTTCTCGCTGGCTTTTTGTCCTGGTTTATTGTTTGGGGCTTTTATCCAAAAGGCTTTTCCCAGAATTCTTGCTGTTGTTTGAAGGAATTCCTTTAGCTGTAAAGGCCTGGAGGAGTGTGGACACAGGCCTtgctgggaggtggcagagtGCTGAGATGTGTCCGTGGGGACGCTGTGACCTGATGTCACCCTGGCTGTTGCTGTCACAGGTGTTGTGTTCTTGAGGTGTTTTGCTGTCGTTGTGGTTGGTGTTGTCCCAGTGCTGACAGAGCCTGACCAGTGGTTGCCTGTGGACTCTCGTGATATGAAGTGTCAGTGTCGTGGGTGCTCTTGGGACCCTCTGTCACTGGGCTGTGGGTGACGTGAGGTGGCCAAGGAGGGGTGGCTCTCCTGGACCCCAGTAGGTGACAGAGTGTCTTTTGTGGTTGTGCTGTTGGTTTTGTAGGatggtccctgtgcccagggagctgctggaggaatcCTGGCTGTTGTTTATGGTGGGCATCAGGAGTTTGggtgccacagccaggctgggcctgtcccagagctcacagggctgtgtgggagagccctgctggggggAGCAGTCGGACAGAAACACGGACACGCTCTGAGAGAGGGATGTTGGAGGAAGGGtgagcagccaggggctgtCTGTGCTCTCAGTCCAGTGTTAccccctcctgccagggctaCTGCTTGGATTCCATAGggaattcacattttctgtgagTATTTTTGGCAACCAGCCTTGTTAAGAGCTGCTCCATGTGAGCCCTCTCTGAGTCCAGGGAGAAGAGCTTGGGAAGTGAGCAGGGGATGTGCTCCAAACCTCAGTGCCCCCTGATCCCATCTGAGGCCTTGTGCCTTTGGATGATGTTTTGAAGTAGATTTGGGAGGTCAAAGAAGTAGATTTGCTCACCCTGGCTGTGAGTGTGAGTATtcccacattttaaaatctccaTGGAAAGGCTTTCTTGCAACTCCCCTCTGAGGTGGGGCAGAGcgaggctgcagcagctgctctgaactGTATTGATTGAAAATCCAGTGTCTTGAGGAAGGGAGCTGTGCATTTTCCTGCCCTATATGCCTGGagttccctttttccccttaaaCATAAGATCCTGCATGTTTAATTTGTGTGAGGAATTGTAGGGACAGGCAATCAGTGAATAATTGTCCCTCCTGAAAGAATCTGAATTTGATTTGCATTTGCTCCACCCGGGAGTGCTGGTGTGGAGCAAAAGCTGCTTTGGGAGGGAAGTTTTGGAGGAG from Camarhynchus parvulus chromosome 15, STF_HiC, whole genome shotgun sequence includes:
- the SSH1 gene encoding protein phosphatase Slingshot homolog 1 isoform X2 codes for the protein MNLFDFADFCLTLGPPRCCRCAKKTSPNYLSESFFMVKGAALFLQQGNSSQGQRSLQHPHKHAGDLPQHLQVMINLLRCEDRIKLAVRLESVWSDRVRYMVVVYSNGRQDTEENILLGVDFSSKESKSCTIGMVLRLWSDTKIHLDGDGGFSVSTAGRMHIFKPVSVQAMWSALQILHKACEVARRYNYFPGGVALVWATYYESCISSDQSCINEWNAMQDLESTRPDSPALFVDKPTERERTERLIKAKLRSIMTSKDLENVTSKEIRNELEKHMNCNLKEFKEFIDNEMLLILGQMDKPSLIFDHLYLGSEWNASNLEELQGSGIDYILNVTREIDNFFPGLFAYHNIRVYDEESTDLLAHWNEAYHFINKAKKNHSKCLVHCKMGVSRSASTVIAYAMKEFGWSLEKAYNYVKQKRSITRPNAGFMRQLLEYEGILDASKQRHNKLWKQQAESNLPQNTDGTTGSGDFLLESLDIDLENRLADLDMPSQSAYLDNRAGSEGFGYCFRRLSDTLLENKIPGDREGFFHMEQLERDALVGQPPSAPSQGRLLEMEKAPERVEPLAELGGFCEKEAKKKLDFSPRKGRMVLGEPGEDGVREENPMEKWKRRLSMHKEESRLNRENLNNNNSKRSCPEDFERDAVFGILSKVKPSYQSCTDCMYSSAGLAPEPFGEQCERLGASTARRSSTICTQPPLLSHLHSHLMEHLPSRAPPEEPGRTKHNEALLPLAPGAGAVDVGTCRSLDQHCGLLGRGKDAPKTLLPRRNSHCDRSLLHAEVVREESLARKDPRPAKDPKYLLFSKDLEKPSANSYLMQHQESLLQLQKAGLVRKHTKELERLKSLPSDPSALLRDSPLGRVDSSIVEESEDLMAHPSLVPLLTPAPLVPGDAENDVEKLGVKRVLEGISQKTSTPAGCRLEHTSSFTKDFLKTICYTPSSSRSSNLTRSSSSDSIHSVRGKPGLVKQRTQEIETRLRLAGLTVSSPLKRSNSLAKLGCLNLSSEDLSSDVDVATITDSKEAVSSECSMLCEPPPRSADGTSKPGVKPLAGNLKNTLWMGKS
- the SSH1 gene encoding protein phosphatase Slingshot homolog 1 isoform X1 gives rise to the protein MALVTLQRSPTPSAASSASTSEAEAGSDEERRLNVSLSESFFMVKGAALFLQQGNSSQGQRSLQHPHKHAGDLPQHLQVMINLLRCEDRIKLAVRLESVWSDRVRYMVVVYSNGRQDTEENILLGVDFSSKESKSCTIGMVLRLWSDTKIHLDGDGGFSVSTAGRMHIFKPVSVQAMWSALQILHKACEVARRYNYFPGGVALVWATYYESCISSDQSCINEWNAMQDLESTRPDSPALFVDKPTERERTERLIKAKLRSIMTSKDLENVTSKEIRNELEKHMNCNLKEFKEFIDNEMLLILGQMDKPSLIFDHLYLGSEWNASNLEELQGSGIDYILNVTREIDNFFPGLFAYHNIRVYDEESTDLLAHWNEAYHFINKAKKNHSKCLVHCKMGVSRSASTVIAYAMKEFGWSLEKAYNYVKQKRSITRPNAGFMRQLLEYEGILDASKQRHNKLWKQQAESNLPQNTDGTTGSGDFLLESLDIDLENRLADLDMPSQSAYLDNRAGSEGFGYCFRRLSDTLLENKIPGDREGFFHMEQLERDALVGQPPSAPSQGRLLEMEKAPERVEPLAELGGFCEKEAKKKLDFSPRKGRMVLGEPGEDGVREENPMEKWKRRLSMHKEESRLNRENLNNNNSKRSCPEDFERDAVFGILSKVKPSYQSCTDCMYSSAGLAPEPFGEQCERLGASTARRSSTICTQPPLLSHLHSHLMEHLPSRAPPEEPGRTKHNEALLPLAPGAGAVDVGTCRSLDQHCGLLGRGKDAPKTLLPRRNSHCDRSLLHAEVVREESLARKDPRPAKDPKYLLFSKDLEKPSANSYLMQHQESLLQLQKAGLVRKHTKELERLKSLPSDPSALLRDSPLGRVDSSIVEESEDLMAHPSLVPLLTPAPLVPGDAENDVEKLGVKRVLEGISQKTSTPAGCRLEHTSSFTKDFLKTICYTPSSSRSSNLTRSSSSDSIHSVRGKPGLVKQRTQEIETRLRLAGLTVSSPLKRSNSLAKLGCLNLSSEDLSSDVDVATITDSKEAVSSECSMLCEPPPRSADGTSKPGVKPLAGNLKNTLWMGKS